One Panicum virgatum strain AP13 chromosome 9K, P.virgatum_v5, whole genome shotgun sequence genomic region harbors:
- the LOC120652110 gene encoding FCS-Like Zinc finger 13-like — MVEKARAMARKLEIPQWKSGAPDGLPSPTSPLDRASPRGWRHRDAVGGVGLGILAALEAQPAAGAPAAVPRVSAPVSIARRARLEVSELGCSGRCATSLCGGKPSSPGGGGLPAPPGAAFRVAEFLSCCNMCRRPLDGKDIFMYRGERAFCSMECRYHAIVSDEFQEEKERKRRAAAAADGLPRKSAAADMSGSPCGGAAGGGQIFFTTGIVAA, encoded by the coding sequence ATGGTGGAGAAGGCGAGGGCCATGGCGCGCAAGCTGGAGATCCCGCAGTGGAAGTCGGGCGCGCCCGACGGCCTGCCGTCGCCCACGAGCCCGCTGGACCGCGCGTCGCCCCGGGGGTggcgccaccgcgacgccgtcgGAGGGGTCGGGCTCGGGATCCTGGCCGCGCTGGAGGCGCAGCCCGCCGcgggcgcccccgccgcggtGCCGAGGGTGTCCGCGCCCGTCTCcatcgcgcgccgcgcgcggctgGAGGTGTCGGAGCTCGGGTGCAGCGGCCGTTGCGCCACCAGCCTGTGCGGCGGCAAGCCCTCctcgccgggcggcggcggcctcccggCGCCGCCCGGCGCGGCGTTCCGCGTGGCGGAGTTCCTGTCGTGCTGCAACATGTGCCGGCGGCCGCTGGACGGGAAGGACATCTTCATGTACCGCGGCGAGCGCGCCTTCTGCAGCATGGAGTGCCGGTACCACGCCATCGTGAGCGACGAGTTCCAGGAGGAGAAGGAGCGGAagcgccgcgcggccgcggccgccgacggCCTGCCCAGGAAGTCGGCGGCCGCCGACATGTCCGGGTCGccgtgcggcggcgccgccggcggcgggcagatCTTCTTCACCACAGGCATCGTCGCCGCCTGA